One window from the genome of Trueperaceae bacterium encodes:
- a CDS encoding phytanoyl-CoA dioxygenase — MLNKEQIAQYHSDGFLSVESVIDKDLVTELQKVTDGFVERSRAVKTHTKVFDLEPGHTQNKPRLRRLNVPVEQHAVYGRAMRDSNVLDIVAQLIGPNIRTNGNKLNMKSPGYGSAVEWHQDWAFYPHSNDDLLAVGVAMDDITEANGCMIMIPGSHKEKIYDHHQDGRFVGAVTEKVETSSEAVPVEVGAGGITIHHVRTLHASAPNHSNKPRRLLLFQYCAVDAWPLIKLPEWTAFNADILRGVPTNHPRLEPVSVKIPLPPAERDGSIYESQTLLKKKLLGGPQ, encoded by the coding sequence TTGCTTAACAAAGAACAAATCGCCCAATACCATTCTGATGGCTTCCTTAGCGTCGAAAGTGTTATCGACAAGGACTTAGTCACGGAGCTCCAGAAGGTAACAGATGGCTTCGTAGAGCGCTCCCGTGCCGTTAAAACACACACTAAAGTCTTTGATCTTGAACCTGGACATACGCAGAACAAACCCAGGTTAAGGCGTCTTAATGTCCCTGTCGAACAACACGCAGTATACGGCCGAGCAATGCGTGACAGCAATGTATTGGATATTGTCGCACAGCTAATTGGTCCTAACATTAGGACCAACGGGAACAAGCTCAACATGAAGTCGCCCGGATACGGTAGCGCTGTAGAATGGCATCAGGATTGGGCCTTCTACCCTCACAGTAATGACGACTTGCTCGCCGTTGGAGTGGCCATGGACGATATAACTGAGGCCAACGGCTGCATGATTATGATTCCTGGCTCCCACAAAGAGAAAATTTACGATCACCATCAGGATGGACGTTTCGTTGGGGCGGTCACAGAAAAGGTAGAAACATCTTCCGAAGCTGTACCAGTCGAGGTTGGAGCAGGTGGAATCACTATCCACCACGTTCGGACTTTGCACGCATCGGCACCAAACCACTCAAATAAACCTAGGCGGCTTCTCTTATTTCAGTATTGTGCAGTTGACGCGTGGCCACTTATAAAACTACCTGAATGGACAGCATTCAACGCTGACATATTGCGTGGAGTACCAACTAACCACCCGCGCTTAGAACCGGTGTCTGTGAAAATACCTTTACCTCCCGCTGAACGGGACGGTTCGATTTATGAGAGCCAAACACTCTTGAAGAAAAAACTTCTGGGCGGGCCTCAGTAA
- a CDS encoding oxidoreductase, translating to MTLRVAVVGAGGIGNNHARVYDSHPECEVVAFVDMEYELAREAAEKVGAKPFASVAELLESDLEIDIASVCTAGEENGSHHYQPTMDLLNKGIPVLGEKPISNKIPEAEAMVALAKKNNLRYGINLNHRFTPAALRAKQWVQDGRLGELNIINMKMWINNPNESSPHFHMRALHPHSLDVMRYFAGDVDKVQAFFKKGEGRKIWSNVQVNMLFKSGVVGHLTGSYDAGGSYGLETLEVVGSKARFLLLEACQQLEFFPRYSQEIERYSYVGGMMDFAETFDSRINEWVQQNLDEVAPEDINASGADALRVQRIIEAAVESWETGQVIIIKKEQ from the coding sequence ATGACGTTGAGAGTTGCAGTTGTCGGGGCAGGTGGTATTGGTAACAATCATGCGAGGGTCTATGATTCTCACCCTGAGTGCGAGGTCGTGGCCTTTGTAGATATGGAATATGAGCTGGCAAGAGAAGCTGCTGAAAAGGTTGGTGCTAAACCATTTGCTTCTGTGGCAGAGTTGCTCGAAAGTGATCTTGAGATTGATATTGCCAGCGTCTGTACAGCGGGCGAAGAGAACGGGAGTCATCACTATCAGCCGACGATGGATCTTCTTAACAAGGGAATTCCGGTTTTGGGTGAGAAGCCTATCTCTAATAAGATTCCTGAGGCAGAGGCGATGGTGGCTTTGGCCAAGAAGAATAATCTCCGGTACGGTATTAATCTTAACCACCGGTTCACGCCTGCAGCGTTACGGGCCAAGCAGTGGGTGCAAGACGGCCGACTTGGCGAACTAAACATTATCAATATGAAAATGTGGATTAACAATCCTAATGAAAGTTCCCCTCACTTCCACATGCGGGCTCTACACCCACATTCCCTTGACGTGATGCGTTACTTCGCGGGTGATGTTGATAAGGTTCAAGCATTTTTCAAAAAGGGTGAGGGCCGTAAAATTTGGTCTAACGTCCAGGTCAATATGTTGTTCAAGAGTGGTGTTGTAGGACACTTAACTGGTAGTTACGATGCGGGAGGAAGTTATGGCCTCGAGACCCTCGAGGTAGTAGGTTCAAAGGCTCGCTTTTTGCTCCTTGAAGCTTGTCAGCAGCTAGAGTTTTTTCCACGGTACTCACAGGAGATAGAACGCTATAGTTACGTCGGTGGCATGATGGATTTCGCTGAAACGTTTGATAGTCGTATCAATGAATGGGTCCAGCAGAATCTAGATGAGGTTGCTCCAGAGGACATTAACGCTTCGGGTGCTGACGCTCTTCGTGTACAGCGCATTATTGAGGCAGCTGTTGAATCATGGGAAACAGGACAGGTCATCATCATTAAGAAGGAGCAGTGA
- a CDS encoding amidohydrolase: protein MPNFGIVDTHLHIWDPEKFRYEWLDDIPILNKSYLIEDYQRSTAGLMIDKMVFLQCEVASDQYLAEARWVSEVAREDPRIEGIVAWAPLEKGAAAVEDLDKLIDIPQVKGVRRIIQFEPNAEFCLKPSFVEGVKLLENYSLSFDICIKGSDQFANSIELVRSCPNVHFILDHIGKPDIIDGSIHPWKSQICELAEFSNTTCKISGMVVEANMESWSREELEPYLDTVLDAFGPDRLVFGGDWPVVVQAAEYREWVAAFDWYLSGTSESEQRKIYRDNAVRVYRLDP, encoded by the coding sequence GTGCCTAACTTTGGTATTGTTGATACTCACCTGCATATATGGGATCCGGAAAAGTTTCGGTACGAATGGCTCGATGACATCCCTATATTAAACAAGTCATATCTGATTGAGGATTATCAACGTTCAACGGCAGGTTTAATGATTGACAAGATGGTGTTTTTGCAGTGCGAGGTTGCTTCTGATCAATATTTGGCAGAAGCCCGCTGGGTTTCTGAAGTTGCCCGTGAGGATCCTCGGATCGAAGGCATTGTTGCCTGGGCGCCCCTTGAAAAGGGCGCAGCTGCTGTCGAGGATCTCGACAAACTTATTGATATCCCACAAGTAAAGGGTGTTCGACGCATAATTCAGTTCGAACCAAACGCAGAGTTCTGCCTCAAGCCTAGCTTCGTTGAGGGCGTCAAGCTACTAGAGAATTATTCCTTGTCTTTCGACATCTGCATTAAGGGAAGTGACCAATTCGCTAATTCTATAGAACTTGTACGTAGCTGTCCGAACGTGCACTTTATTCTTGATCATATCGGAAAGCCCGACATTATTGATGGCTCAATACATCCTTGGAAAAGCCAGATCTGTGAGCTTGCCGAGTTTAGTAACACTACTTGTAAGATCTCGGGGATGGTGGTTGAGGCTAATATGGAAAGCTGGTCCCGTGAGGAGCTGGAGCCTTATCTCGACACGGTTTTAGACGCCTTTGGTCCTGACCGCCTTGTTTTTGGTGGTGACTGGCCGGTGGTGGTGCAGGCAGCAGAATACCGGGAATGGGTCGCTGCCTTTGATTGGTACCTGT